In a genomic window of Gossypium arboreum isolate Shixiya-1 chromosome 7, ASM2569848v2, whole genome shotgun sequence:
- the LOC128295200 gene encoding FACT complex subunit SSRP1-like — protein sequence MHYIDLLIRLKTEQEHLFQNIQINEYYNLFDFISSKGLRIMNLGDVRTADSVAEILQNDNDDAVDPHLERIKNEAGIGESDEEDENFIIDKNDGGSPTDDSGEEESDVSESGDEKEKPAKKDQRKEVVVATAATASSSKESKKKGRDGQDDGKKKKRKKKDPNAPKRAMTGFFYFS from the exons ATGCATTACATTGATCTTCTTATAAGATTAAAAACTGAGCAAGAACATTTATTTCAGAATATTCAGATAAATGAATATTACAATTTGTTTGACTTCATCAG TTCTAAGGGTTTGAGGATTATGAACCTTGGAGATGTACGAACCGCAGATAGTGTAGCTGAGATTCTTCAAAATGATAATGATGATGCAGTTGATCCACATCTTGAACGCATTAAGAACGAAGCTGGTATAGGTGAAAGTGATGAGGAG GATGAGAACTTTATTATTGACAAGAACGACGGAGGTTCTCCAACTGATGATTCTGGGGAGGAAGAATCTGATGTTAGTGAAAGTGGAGATGAGAAAGAG AAACCTGCGAAAAAGGATCAAAGGAAGGAAGTTGTTGTTGCTACAGCTGCAACTGCCTCTTCTTCTAAAGAAAGTAAGAAGAAAGGTAGAGATGGACAAGATGatggaaagaagaagaaaaggaaaaagaaggatCCTAATGCACCAAAGAGGGCAATGACCGGCTTCTTCTATTTTTCATAG